The stretch of DNA aagggtttcagatgaattcatacattatgtacatataatcatgaaataaatcatgtgaaccatgcaacattaaatgttatttctgatctatattaataagtaaatctgattatattgaaatgagttttatttagggcataaaacccaacatttatatgtctaattaataattaaattaaatgacaatattatttaataatctattttagttattaaataattagttttggcatttaaaaggttagaattggaaaattgacgtttttgagaaaatagaaataaaatttgataaaactgcaaaatcaagtggggcccactactacaccttggccggccacttattgtggagtttcaaattgattttttcattactttaatgccaaataattcctaacctaaacctagtagttgcctataaatagaaagtgatggctcagtcaaattataagttttcacaagcttttctgacagaaatttctctcttcagaaaaactgagccttccccactttctatacttggccgaaaccctctcttctcttttcccttcatcaatttcgaccctagtgaaagagtaagtgcccacacacagcaagcagtaactcaatcatagattggaagactgtgaaggatcaaacttgaagaagaaggacattcgggctcagatcttgattatactctgctacagaaaggatacaagggttagagatctgagcggaaggagacattaattccgctgcatcaatgtaaggtcttcttaactttatatgtgtttaatttatcgttttagaaagttcatatttagggtgtttaaacaacatacttgtgagtagatctaagatcctggtaaaataaattccaacacgcTGATCATAggtatggaatctatagcttctataagtatttagaagtgaaacgatgatttccttcgagcttggccgaATAGAGacaaatgattgaggcctcatttcagtaattatattagtttactgaagtatcatttatatgtagctaagtgttttaaggataaaatacattgaagggtagaacggtaaatttgtccatattcagtgtaaatcatctatagaggatctttgactattaagattgtaacaatggataattaacgtatctatatcgtgatacatatagagcgttctatataattaagaatgctattcaattctaaatctatagtggcgcaaggcagaattaataagttaaagaatttacttggtaaattttagatctacttattgaaagctcggttatataggcccatggtcccctcactagttgagataataatgctttcaaactcagttaattgattttaattaatcaattataattctaaaattagactatatcttatttgtgaattttcactaagcaatggcttaattgtggaaaaaaaaagaagttttgaggtcaatttgttaattaagagactttgtatggtctaattaataaataatataaatgacaattttatttgataattaattataattattaaataaatagttttggcatttataggattgaattaaaaaaatatggtattattgaaagaagaataagtggttgaaaaaagtgacaaaattataactagagattggtcatTTGTATTGGTCGACCCTAGTGTTGAATTttttcccaatattttattattttttaatccatataattcagccctaagccctagttaaaacactataaaaggaacatgatgctctcatctcatcctcttgtcaacttgactattcaacctacCAATTCTAGTTTTCACTCTCTGACAACTTGTAGAAGAGAGACACCTTTAATATTGATttcaaacctccttcattgttcaaATCTCCtcttgtcaacttgactattcaacctacCAAATCTAGTTTTCACTCTAactgacaactagtagatgagagacacattcaatagtgatttcaaacctccttcattgttcatTCAATTTGAAACCTTGAGTGAAAAAGTTTCATGcctacacatagcaagtcaagtactcaatcatagtgagtaagacggtggtaaccaaacccgaatgagaaaaagagatccaggttcagatcttgataatgctctacgatagaaaagaatcaagggctagagatcttgaacggaatgagtcattatattccgctacaaccaatgtaaaatttttttaaacccttatgtgtttaattttattgttttagagatattcatatttaggatgttaatcaacatacttgttagtaaatctagatcctggtaaaatattcccaacatatagaacactctccatgttccacgatatagatacgctatgaattatccattgttatagtcctaataatcaataatcctctataaatgatctacatcgagtatggataaatttaccgttccaccattcaatgtattttagctacctataaatgatatttcagtaaattaatacaattactgaaatgagtactctgccatttatctctattaagccaagctcgaagaaaattatcatttcacttctatttaTTTATAGAGGTTATAGATTTTGTATCCATGATTAGCACTCTCACTCAactgaactaccatgtccttaatttgtatgtcacgagaagaatcaattggtcgactttaacgaacaaattgaagaacataaataatacaactgaactagaacctaaccatctcaggattgagatcatttgatctaagatcaactaggtgatattgttttatatagatattacgataaatttatgatatcttatccaagttaaaactaattaagcaatttaaaaaattatttatttattattaaaaaatccaTTTAgatataagaaaatacattaaaaattcaatttttgtgaaaattaaatattacaagAACAACTTTGAgtctattttattttctctaacatTCTAAATTTGTTTAAGTAAACATAACACTTTTTCTAGtttaatttataacttttttctaaaataagtttatatttttgctaaatttttaataatttttaaaatatgaatttataaatataaataatcttgattttttattcaaaaaaactcGCTTAAATCATTTGTTGGATTTCAAcaattttgatttgattttgtAAGATAAGtgtttgtaaataaaaaaaaaattcaaaatatttttttaggaataatttaaattttttaagtaaatttactattttttttaataatttaataatttatttttttttttggaaaataaatttaatatttttattaaattttatataattttttttcaaaattaataaaacattataatttttaaaagagGTTAAACTTTTATTTGGGCAAAAATTTAGgggataaatatattaatttttaacaataaaagaaacagaaattaacaaaaaaaatataattatgtaactattatattttagaaaaaattataacaagTCATTTATTTTAAGAGGCATGATCAAGCATTGCTGAAAATTCAGGGGACAGCAGATTATTCTTATATTTagatatttaacatatatatataaaaaaataaaaaaaagataaataaataaaaaagaagaaaagtagtgtgaaaaaaaaaaaaaaaagaacaagagAAGCTAACTGAAAAGAGAGAAAGttgtatcaaaaaaaaaaagaaaagaaaagagagaaagaaagtaaaaaaataataaaaaaaaaaaaaaaaaaacaagtcacaagaataaaagaaaacaaaaaagaaatcatgcttgaagaaaaaataatcaagataaagaataaagagaaaaaaggacagaaaagaaaaattgtgtCAATAATATACATACTAAGTGTAAAAACTCCATTATAAAACCACTAGTGTCGGCCCAACCTAAGGAACACGTCTAAGGAAACACGGCCACAATGGGGGACCTCCAAACCATGTAAATGCACATCTCAAACCCAATTAGCACTGGTAGTAAAAAGAATAACGCATACGCACCAACCCACCAAGGCAAGCATATCAGTTTGTCAATAAACCAAAAATATGAAACAAAAGAAAGCAGATACATGCATCATCACTATGCCACTATTACATCAAATTACATGTGAATCATCTACTTTTAAACATCATTTTTTGAGCCTgaaatcctaaaaaaaattggCTCCTCTAAACATTGATTCTCAAACAGCTCTTCAccccattttttcttttttcgttCAAACAAATGTGGGGCACAATCACGAGTCACCATGATGCTTTTCACTGCGAAAGCAATCTCTCTTCTCCCATATCATTTGACTCATCTCAACTTGTCCAAATCTTGGAACTTTACTTGGGTTTGTGTTTTGGGCAAATTCCTTTCcattttaactgattttaatCAAAGAGGATGGTAAGGCACATAGCCCAGTAAGCTCGTGACATTGGTCACGACATCGTTACACCTCGTCAAGAGGTTTAACATCTGTTGAGAAATGTCAATGGCAGGGGGCGGGTGTGGTGGTGGTTGTAGTTGTGGTTGTGGTGGTGCAATAGGAGTGTTTCTGGGTGCCATAATTTCAGTATGACGTAAATTATTAAGTGGAGCTTTTGCAAATTGAGGGGGAAGTGGGAGAATAGATGAGGTAGATGGAGAAGGAACGACCTTTTGAAAGTTTCTTACACTAAAATCCATTGTAACAGTAGAAGCAGGTGTACCATTATCAGCAAAACTAGCATTGTTGTTGGAGATATTTCTATTACTGGCTGCTGCCGATTGGTCAGCTACCCTACTCGTACTCTCTTCACCAGCCAAAGCAAATTTAACACGTGGGGTGGCACCCTTGTTGCCACCACTAGTTCCGGTTAACTGCCCTGACTCATCACCGGTCGGCTTCTTCAAACAGGACTTGAGCTGGATAGAAGGCTGCGGCTGCAGTTGTGGCACCGCTGGTCGTTGTAAGACAGCAGGATCCTTGGCGGCTCGTGGGGTATCACTGTAAGCATCATCACCTTGGTTCTTCCCCAATTCAGGAGCTTCCGGTCCTGGAGTTTCGGCTTCCTTTACGTAAAACCTCACACTGATGTTTCCAAATAGAGAGTTGTTTGATATGGCATATTTATAAGCTGCTTGAGCATCGGATTTGTAAAGGAATACAACTCGGCACGTGGCAGATTTCCAGAATACCCTTAGATTTGCCTGATCCATCGGCCCAAAACGTGCAAATCTTGCCTTGAGTTCTGCTTGGGAAGGGAGAGATGTTTTTGGAGGGAACTTCATCACCAGCGTAGTGGGTTGGACAACCTTCGCAGGAGGTTCAAATCTTTTTGCAGAATCTGGCTTGTTTCTTCGGACAAGGGGAACCGCTGATTCTTTTCCCTCCCCACGTAGCACTTCTGAAGATTTTGGGGTGGCCTTCTTCTCCGCTGCCAAGGATTTAATGTCGTTAATTTTCTTGGACCTCTTTACCGCAATCTCCTCTTGACGATCTGATGGAGCCCGTTTGCGTCCAGCTATAGTAGGATCATCAGATCGGAAAGGGGGTTTTGCTGGTTTTGAGGATGGCAGATCTCTAACGTACTCAGAGGAGTTATTATCCGAAGCTCCAACAGCAACAGAAGATTTAGAGAGACGGACTTCAACAGATTCAGTCTCTGATGGGGGTGAAAGAACTAAGCTTTTCTGGTAAACAAGGGACCGGAATCTCAGGAAGAACTTCCTTACAATTGCAGGGCTGTTTCTTTCCGTACCATGAAAAGGATCAAGAGCAAGAGCATGCAAATCGCTCAAAAGTTCTGGAAGTTCAAGTTCAACGTTGCCAACCAGTAGGGAATTTCCAACAGAATCAGATAAATTGTTACTAACAGTCTTTTTAGATTGTTTAACCTTCGACTCCTCTTTTGCAGCCAAACCAATCTGGGTTGATTTTACCCCTATTTTTCCAGAGGAACCTTTTTTGGAAACCGAATTCTTCTGTGGGTCCCTGAATCCTGTTTCTGAGCCtaattgtttcttttttttctttttctttccgtCTGTCATTGAGTTCTCAGAGTTCGATTCTTCCAATGGACGTTTAACTTTGGCCTTTTTCACCCCAACAGAAGCACTCATTCCACTCACACGCTTTGCATCACTTGCTAGACCTTCAACACTACTACCATCCTGAACTTCCATTCCATGGCTTCCTTCCACTCTCGGTGTAAGACTCAACTGGGATTGTTGAACATCTTCATCTGGTTTTAAGATTTTCACATTCTCCTCACGTTTAAACTCAGCCAAGCCCTCATTATCATCCTTAAAGGATTGTGATGTATCATCTATCATACATGGCACGGTCCCATTTCCTGACAAATCGACGGAGGCAGTGGTTTTGGTAATCTCTACTTTATCAGACACTGATCTTGAAGCCTCTTTCACTTCTTCTTTCACTTTATCAAGGGATGGCTTTTCATCCTCAATGACATCTTCGCTGGCAAGAGAACTCCTAGCTGGTGCTTGATCTACAATTACCGATTCACTAGCATTTGAACTAGAATCTGCACCGGGCAAGCTAACAGACCCAGTCTGTACATGTTTTTCTGGAATCTGAGACTTTGAAGAAACAGGTGAAGCTCTCTTCTGTAACACATAATCCGCATCTCCAACTGCTACTGATCCCTCCACATAAGCTGATTGGGCTGAGGAACTTGCTTGCCCGTGGCTCGTTTTCTGGCCTTTTATGTTACCAGATTCATCTCTACGCTTGAACAAGTACCTGTCCTTTTTGGAACTGTCCTTAACTTTATTATGTTTTGTGGCACTGGTACCGCCACCGAGAGTTTCTGCAATCACCATTGGACCACTCAAAGGAGCTGTTCAGAAGACAAACCCATCACCATCAGGACTAAAAAAATAGAATGCACAGCTAATAAATATGATTTGCAGACAAGAAAGCAATTAACACTGCTCTAGAAATTTTCTTTGCTTAAGTGGGGAATACTTGATTAACAAATAAGAATAGATAACTTAATTGCTACTACTTTATTTTGGGGGCGGGGGGGAATAAATCTTAGGTAACAAATATATTAAACAAAAACTAATAATCATATCAAGGGATCCTTCAAATATGAAGTCCAATACATCGTTtttgtaaaagaaaattaatacaTGGTATTCCAACCCCCAACTATTTATCTCAAATTCGGTAAAACTGACGGTTGGATGCATTACACCACAACATTATGAGTCCTCGTACTGGGATGTTTAAATCAATAGAAGTGCAATTAACATATTCATGTCTTCTCTATGTTACTCCAAATTCATCTATTGCACATAGCATACAGAATATCAATGCATGTAtagagaaaacaaaaaaaaacatgctCACCTAAATAAAATATGATCTCTATTCTTATTAATCCCACACGAAAGTGTAGAATGGTACACTGATTATTTGAAAGTAATGAGCGCCAAGCATTTCAACAAGTACAGTATGTTACTTCTTACAAGCATGAATTTCGAAACAGTTTTAGAAAACACCAGAACACAACATCCGATGGAATGAACAAtcaaaataattcccaacaatgaCTCTAAACCATGTAAATTAGTACCTCGAGACTGCAAAACAGCTGGTGGTTCACGAGAAGAACGTCCGGACTGCACATTAAACGCCTGAGCATAGGTCTCGTCAAATTCCTCAAATACTGCCCTACGAAAAGAAAAAACAGTGGCCTTATTCTTCACAAAACTCAGATTCTTCTCATCACCATCGCTAGGTGATAACGCCAACTGCTTAACGAAGGAGAGGATTTCAGATGGCCTGCAATTATCTCTAGCCTTTCTGATTTGAATCGCTGAATAAACAGCACGCGGCTCATAATCAGGCACATCAACAGCGAAATAGCCTTGAACATTTGTTGCACGAAAGTTATTTGGATTTCTACATTTACAAGCCAAAGCAAGACCACGCCTCCGACATACCTCATCCACTGCTTCCTCCACGGCCTTGATAAAGCTCCTGGAAGTCAATTGCCGTGATTTCTCTGCGAAATTCGAATCGAAAGGAATAAGCTCAGCAGGGTCGAACCACCCGTAGCTACTATCACCGAAGAAAGCCACTAATATATGACCCTCCCTCCTGGTTCGACGCACCTGAGAAGTCGCAAAAGCTTCGTTGAATATGTGACCCGGCCACCATGGATGTGATTTCACCTTCCCCCAAACCATATCACCAACTTCAAACCCATAACGCTGTGCCCTCGAAGTTGATAATTGTCCACTATTCTCATTAGCCACAAAATCATCGAACTCCGACAACAGAGAATTATACTGAGAAACTGTACCTTTTCCCGCCCCACCATGTGTATCATCATCTGCATGCTCCTTTCGGCTATCCTCGCTCTCGCTTTCTTCATTTCGAGCTTCGAGTTCATCGGCGCTCGAGTTATCCACCTTAGTCTCTGAATTTTTCAATTCCATTTCTTCATCGTCACTTTCCTTACGGACATCTCCCTTAACCCTAATCCCATCTAATTCTCCAGTATCAGAAACCCTGGAACCAAAATCTTCAGCTCCCGAATCGAGCTCCATTGCCGATACCCTAACCTCGTTGGAACTTGAATTTGAATACTTCTCATCTTCAGCGCCATCGACGCAGCCTTCTGAGATCCTCCCGCCTTTCACATCTTCAGGTTCTTCAATGGCATCTGATTTTCTATCAATTTCGTCATCGCTGTTCATCAGAGAGATCATTGAAGGAGGAATGAACTGAAAATCCGGCGAAACCCTAAAGAAATGGGGCTTGGGGCTCTGAATCACCAGGCATACTTTTAAACCGCctcgaagaaaaaaaaatcagagtaCAAAGCTTAGACACCGGAAAGTAGAAGAAACGTGCGAAATCTATACAAAACCCTAGGGAGAGAGTGTTTGGATGGCAAGAAAATCAAAATCTGGGGAGTTAGAATATGTTGAGCTTTGTACCAATCGGTCACTCATTTTGcgttagttttttatttttcattgttacCTTCTCACTCATTTTATGTGAACTTAAACGACAACggatatttaattatgaaaGGATGGCAATGTCGTTTTGACAATTCAATATCGgacaacatatatttttttttttggcaatggacaacaaattattattattttttcttttgaataaatcagaaaatttattaattaataaattcgttcaaaataataaaacgCACTTCAGAGAAATAATCCTCCAACTAAAGCACACAacctgtagagaaacaagagtctcttgccaagCAATGAGCCAACTTGTTTgaagatcgtttaacaaaacataactcaacaaaagataaAGTCAAAAGTAAATTCCTAACATCTTGAACAATAAGAC from Cannabis sativa cultivar Pink pepper isolate KNU-18-1 chromosome 2, ASM2916894v1, whole genome shotgun sequence encodes:
- the LOC115720751 gene encoding PWWP domain-containing protein 1; translation: MISLMNSDDEIDRKSDAIEEPEDVKGGRISEGCVDGAEDEKYSNSSSNEVRVSAMELDSGAEDFGSRVSDTGELDGIRVKGDVRKESDDEEMELKNSETKVDNSSADELEARNEESESEDSRKEHADDDTHGGAGKGTVSQYNSLLSEFDDFVANENSGQLSTSRAQRYGFEVGDMVWGKVKSHPWWPGHIFNEAFATSQVRRTRREGHILVAFFGDSSYGWFDPAELIPFDSNFAEKSRQLTSRSFIKAVEEAVDEVCRRRGLALACKCRNPNNFRATNVQGYFAVDVPDYEPRAVYSAIQIRKARDNCRPSEILSFVKQLALSPSDGDEKNLSFVKNKATVFSFRRAVFEEFDETYAQAFNVQSGRSSREPPAVLQSRAPLSGPMVIAETLGGGTSATKHNKVKDSSKKDRYLFKRRDESGNIKGQKTSHGQASSSAQSAYVEGSVAVGDADYVLQKRASPVSSKSQIPEKHVQTGSVSLPGADSSSNASESVIVDQAPARSSLASEDVIEDEKPSLDKVKEEVKEASRSVSDKVEITKTTASVDLSGNGTVPCMIDDTSQSFKDDNEGLAEFKREENVKILKPDEDVQQSQLSLTPRVEGSHGMEVQDGSSVEGLASDAKRVSGMSASVGVKKAKVKRPLEESNSENSMTDGKKKKKKKQLGSETGFRDPQKNSVSKKGSSGKIGVKSTQIGLAAKEESKVKQSKKTVSNNLSDSVGNSLLVGNVELELPELLSDLHALALDPFHGTERNSPAIVRKFFLRFRSLVYQKSLVLSPPSETESVEVRLSKSSVAVGASDNNSSEYVRDLPSSKPAKPPFRSDDPTIAGRKRAPSDRQEEIAVKRSKKINDIKSLAAEKKATPKSSEVLRGEGKESAVPLVRRNKPDSAKRFEPPAKVVQPTTLVMKFPPKTSLPSQAELKARFARFGPMDQANLRVFWKSATCRVVFLYKSDAQAAYKYAISNNSLFGNISVRFYVKEAETPGPEAPELGKNQGDDAYSDTPRAAKDPAVLQRPAVPQLQPQPSIQLKSCLKKPTGDESGQLTGTSGGNKGATPRVKFALAGEESTSRVADQSAAASNRNISNNNASFADNGTPASTVTMDFSVRNFQKVVPSPSTSSILPLPPQFAKAPLNNLRHTEIMAPRNTPIAPPQPQLQPPPHPPPAIDISQQMLNLLTRCNDVVTNVTSLLGYVPYHPL